The Cottoperca gobio chromosome 6, fCotGob3.1, whole genome shotgun sequence genome has a segment encoding these proteins:
- the LOC115009917 gene encoding uncharacterized protein LOC115009917 has translation MACFAATLGVVILSGFINLSAANQDTCDLYAVVGQSLTLPFVFEELANSHVLRWTHNKSIILYRQQGKVSVGKPEDISKTGSLFLKNLQFSSAGTYQADVLNPNGTLAVTWTGRLCMMDKVAKPLLTYICDSKTSAVDLNCQVAKLQGSVFSWTLNEKTLTGETRQTLSISLAQLKEQKSFTCSVANKVSNEKSDTVRPTCKSPPPPTLYCFTSKTAVALLAGGAGLIVLLLIIIMILCCCYRRIKIQMRRRDEGELRMRSLNKREPGSISLEYETMQQTEDSPPVSPNSSPRDCYENVSEPEAQTENRPAQLSADAEGQRPSPVPKPRTKSPKTPNI, from the coding sequence ATGGCGTGTTTTGCTGCCACTCTTGGTGTCGTCATTCTTTCAGGATTCATCAACCTCTCAGCAGCAAACCAGGACACTTGTGATCTTTATGCTGTAGTTGGACAGAGTCTAACTCTGCCGTTTGTCTTTGAGGAACTGGCAAACTCCCATGTGCTGAGATGGACtcataataaatcaataattttGTACAGACAGCAAGGCAAAGTGTCTGTTGGAAAGCCCGAGGACATCTCTAAAACCGGATCTCTTTTCCTGAAGAACCTACAATTCTCAAGTGCAGGGACTTACCAAGCAGATGTCCTGAATCCCAATGGTACACTGGCTGTAACATGGACTGGTCGTCTCTGTATGATGGACAAGGTAGCGAAACCTCTGCTCACTTACATTTGTGACTCCAAGACTAGTGCTGTTGATCTAAATTGCCAAGTAGCTAAACTTCAGGGTTCGGTGTTCTCGTGGACACTCAATGAAAAGACCTTAACAGGCGAAACAAGACAAACCCTGAGCATATCACTGGCACAGCTGAAAGAGCAGAAGAGCTTCACATGCAGTGTGGCAAACAAAGTCAGCAATGAGAAGAGTGACACTGTCCGTCCAACCTGTAAAAGTCCACCACCACCAACTTTGTACTGTTTTACGTCCAAAACTGCTGTAGCACTGCTGGCAGGAGGAGCAGGTCTGATTGTGCTTTTGCTCATCATAATCATGATATTATGTTGCTGCTACAGACGCATCAAAATCCAAATGAGACGCAGGGATGAAGGGGAGCTGAGGATGCGTTCTTTAAACAAACGAGAGCCAGGCTCCATCAGTCTAGAGTATGAGACGATGCAACAGACGGAGGACTCTCCACCCGTGAGTCCCAACTCTTCACCCAGAGACTGTTATGAGAATGTTTCTGAGCCTGAAGCTCAAACTGAAAACAGGCCGGCACAGCTATCCGCAGATGCCGAGGGACAGCGACCTTCACCTGTGCCGAAGCCAAGGACGAAGAGCCCCAAGACACCAAACATCTGA